A window from Branchiostoma floridae strain S238N-H82 chromosome 16, Bfl_VNyyK, whole genome shotgun sequence encodes these proteins:
- the LOC118403716 gene encoding uncharacterized protein LOC118403716 isoform X2 translates to MIGFGQQVSSGNPQTFGRPPNQTSQPPTHCTRPPNPVEYLPHIASAQHRFLPPPGTGPLMYPGNIHAQSGPRPPIQPAFLPHPYPIPAYPVQVLPPNIRPNVQVSGANQQYPAQVPGPPVSLNCSIADSHSAMEPRFPTKGVRTRPLRHRPMTYQPFVLPMHSAQHPPPSRYPPPMQQFPPTSAPPPASYHPQSYPNTPPYTEPDCAKEQSGSNWGAGWEDWEVTELKKSLYREFATLLSSHGPLGERDQPVLGLFMGMPTEARQLIKECGGVKAFLLQSPKFSEEGGKICLSDEPRTHVAVSSADSGQGSWESNAISSRPTCTSGINPNAMEFVPSECSFSEASSDDVFVEGETYESEQPDSESAFKEIATAYGIRVTRPEAYSLEDCSLEGVSGGSLPEALPKTGPCVLAGAGDAVQSEEIEGAEHTFESSWAVVWDEQKMSEFSHSTSNAGSSHWSTASEQLDSNLTMPTDYEDKEDFKEDGVNDAETTISENTLCSCENAVGFPTFHEETATVEQSLDTFFHDMQLNKDGSNDVQEHDETCCQANFNENNNNVDKQFSTEQIAECDTNENVEMGHVEKSLIKERLCQAEMTNYNLHQELNQTKEELSSNFSKMRDSEKALGYMEEECKNLEKLIQEKEERYQELQQYTIKMEDRVKKVEQDLSEIMEVSLTRAQEVEKTVQAALGDKKQIRHLEEKLTDLQEELETAKKALKTKESTTEASPLQLVAVEKALTEKLQQTEKWLWNYGKEIPEELKDDKEQVKDIQMTVQAAIVDQNQIHHLQEKVMSGLREELETAKKELKAKVYAAETAHLQLAAVEKELTEKLQQSEAQLQSSLQHNCSQDAPEELKKVQERATQAKLQLAAVEKELTEKLQLTEAHLQQHCSQPVSKDEKQIHPLQEILFTVLEEKLETAKEEEMYQLQHAAVVKELIEKLQLTQAELQKSLQQFCSQDGANGKQIHQLQEEVAALQTELETAKKEELSSLQHAAVEKNLIEKLQIAQEKLQKSLQQNCSQFVLEDQQQIRQLQEVLTTVLEEELESAKDKEMSLKNLKSREKVIIEKLELAQAQLQKSLEKDVADEKQIRQLQERVTCHQKMLEISKIHQIEQSQAIARRENLIEKIKLGQAQLQKSLQHNCSQDMSDEKQTLQEKVTALQEELETAKRELKTKEAAAEKAQLQHAAVEKELTDRLQSTEAKLQYSMQQYCSKDVPEDEQEMHQLQEKVTALQEQLETAKKETKGSATKVSPLQLEAVEKELTEKLQHVGAQLEKSLQMLKTVKKELKTKESAAEKAHLQHAAVEKELTERLQHAEAQLQESLQNNCSQDELKKAEERATQAELKLGKMLGEKLTLAGSHLQQNLSQCGPEELKEFMELAQVLQQRQKENEMTLIAGLEKEIELQKKLITNLQQGLETAQEEGKTKEAAAKMTRLQLEAVEKALTEKLQNTEAQLQDCLQLNCSRDELKKSQEELKKTEKKVASLEEKLDTIKKLQKTQKSDAEKARLQHAAVKKELKEKLQQIQAQQQKDASKEKQKLQEKITALQEELETAKKELKTKESAVEKADLQLTAVEKELTERLQHTEAELQKSLQQNYNQDVAVEKHTLKEKVTALQEELEHTKKELAANKSAAEKAHLQHTAVEKELTEKLEHTATQLQNLNQKVPEELRKAQEKLKLTEEQLQKALQQSLSRDELKKAQVRATQAELQLATVEKELTEKLRLAEAQKVSENVVEELVKAQKRATQAEIQVLNSTFRWCRSELEEQYREGERMYRFFTERCMLGERELEKFSCDWQDYTSDILKQITQVQLLYSTNVQRLQSGQPLSSLPQLSLVRPQMPRLPDLTANMLSPPDSYKLHLVPLCPIANQSVSRPTSPPLPMPTGNVDWSSCIPPPKPLQEKNSTPDGTSPQEAGNENHPLKSDQHVSLPSNSKGSSTENSNSSTQENSALQGKRSPENDVQPPPKARVSEDKKRLRLPSGMSKAAAIPSGAVLVSKRRRRTESGSSCSSNVTEASVASVAGSSGPPGLVNLQEPMMPHTTSPAKSVSQSPAEKSQLAPKSGVELPKPSTGNEDSLHPETGQSASNQSQDSQSTNIVHVAGLAQSGPGYQNVTGLAQSASYMAPHPMGLMPPGYAGQQAFSVPRQVPLGAGLQFQPDIHKFSSTPPGVFEFAGHHLTPPNVLPRDQGAHSQVQPGAKDTAEAPSSLQPNKEQLKASASISTKTSDNQKTASFTQAVRPKSTIPSDKARALVQQALTEDALDTQNKYQALDTGIEDATEEVDEAAPAAKGVAEHGGSDETRRKAASPVSQLSNVQQLSKFPEIEDNNNSNNEDEWQMQLSKKKRKVLAAVKESEAPQTSGKAAAKQKLLDRLQADLPGYSREQLLSAAAAVRRARHGTLSSLPFCIISGMVKAELYKSQLPAQVETSNQPSSQTPPSSQLQTAPSNQPGTRANNLVQATPSNQPGSPASDQAAKAPLSTEAQCTGTTQSFEAGSSANQVIEATEGNLQLARSLLQLKYKTEMCSNFRSSGTCRFGDKCLYAHGEWELRRTPKLTPCPAMQQKGHCPHGDSCIFAHSKNDLKAPARTPEQVKPVAAVRRTSPTARMRLVDLKKKKEQTEDRLDKKRPLWQTVETKQRSQSLEADVCAICVDDLYDLMGSCVRTLDCGHRFHDSCVSRWLLKEERTCPCCRQLALLPEEFPRLK, encoded by the exons ATGATTGGCTTTGGTCAGCAAGTGTCCAGTGGGAATCCACAAACTTTTGGAAGGCCCCCCAACCAGACATCCCAGCCGCCTACTCATTGTACAAGGCCCCCTAACCCTGTGGAGTATCTGCCTCACATTGCTTCTGCTCAGCACAGATTCCTGCCACCGCCGGGCACAGGGCCCCTTATGTACCCAGGAAATATACATGCTCAGAGTGGACCAAGGCCCCCAATCCAGCCAGCCTTTTTGCCGCACCCCTATCCGATACCTGCCTACCCTGTCCAAGTTCTACCGCCAAACATTCGTCCTAACGTCCAAGTATCCGGTGCAAACCAGCAATACCCTGCACAAGTTCCTGGCCCTCCAGTTAGCTTGAACTGTAGCATTGCGGACTCCCATTCCGCCATGGAGCCGAGATTCCCCACGAAAGGTGTGCGTACGCGCCCCCTCCGACATCGTCCAATGACCTATCAGCCCTTCGTTCTGCCCATGCACTCAGCACAGCACCCCCCTCCAAGCAGGTACCCCCCTCCCATGCAGCAGTTCCCCCCCACCAGTGCACCACCCCCTGCTTCCTACCACCCCCAGAGTTACCCGAACACTCCCCCCTACACTGAGCCTGACTGTGCCAAAGAACAGAGCGGATCCAACTGGGGGGCAGGCTGGGAAGACTGGGAAGTAACCGAGTTGAAGAAAAGTCTGTACAG AGAGTTTGCGACCCTGCTGTCCAGCCATGGCCCCCTAGGTGAGAGGGATCAGCCTGTGTTAGGACTCTTCATGGGGATGCCTACAGAAGCAAGGCAACTCATCAAG GAGTGCGGTGGCGTGAAGGCCTTCCTGCTCCAGAGCCCAAAGTTCAGTGAGGAGGGGGGGAAGATTTGTCTGTCTGATGAACCACGGACACACGTGGCTGTGTCTTCTGCCGACAGTGGGCAGGGGAGCTGGGAGAGTAACGCAA TCTCCTCCAGGCCTACGTGTACCAGTGGCATCAACCCCAATGCCATGGAGTTTGTCCCCAGTGAGTGTTCCTTCAGCGAGGCTAGCTCTGACGACGTGTTTGTGGAAGGTGAAACATATGAATCAGAACAACCAG ATTCGGAATCTGCATTCAAGGAGATTGCGACAGCTTACGGTATCCGAGTCACTCGCCCTGAAGCCTACAGCCTCGAAGACTGCAGCCTTGAGGGTGTATCTGGCGGCTCCCTCCccgaggcattgccaaaaactgGACCTTGTGTGTTAGCTGGAGCTGGCGATGCAGTACAAAGTGAAGAGATAGAGGGAGCAGAACACACTTTTGAATCATCATGGGCTGTTGTTTGGGATGAACAGAAGATGTCTGAATTTAGCCATTCTACAAGCAATGCTGGAAGCTCACATTGGTCTACTGCCTCAGAACAGCTGGACAGCAATTTAACCATGCCTACAGACTATGAGGACAAGGAGGACTTTAAAG AGGATGGAGTCAATGACGCAGAGACAACCATCTCTGAGAACACCTTATGTTCCTGTGAGAATGCGGTTGGCTTCCCCACCTTTCACGAAGAAACGGCCACCGTCGAGCAATCGTTGGACACATTCTTTCATGATATGCAGCTCAACAAAGATGGCAGCAATGACGTACAAGAACACGATGAAACTTGCTGTCAAGCAAACTTCAACGAGAACAATAACAATGTAGACAAGCAATTTTCTACCGAGCAAATTGCAGAATGTGACACCAACGAAAATGTAGAGATGGGGCATGTTGAGAAGTCATTGATCAAAGAAAGGCTGTGCCAAGCGGAGATGACCAACTACAACCTTCATCAAGAACTGAACCAGACAAAAGAAGAACTGAGCTCCAACTTCTCGAAGATGAGAGACTCAGAGAAAGCATTGGGATACATGGAAGAGGAATGCAAGAATCTTGAGAAACTGATTCAAGAGAAAGAAGAGAGGTATCAGGAGCTTCAGCAGTACACCATCAAAATGGAGGATAGAGTTAAGAAAGTAGAGCAGGACCTTAGTGAGATCATGGAAGTCAGCCTTACCAGGGCACAAGAAGTGGAGAAGACTGTGCAAGCTGCTTTGGGAGATAAAAAACAGATCCGTCATCTTGAGGAGAAGCTAACTGATCTTCAAGAGGAGTTAGAGACTGCTAAGAAGGCACTGAAAACTAAGGAATCTACCACAGAAGCTTCTCCCTTGCAGCTTGTAGCTGTTGAGAAAGCGCTGACAgaaaaactgcagcaaactgAAAAATGGCTGTGGAACTACGGCAAGGAGATCCCAGAAGAGTTGAAAGACGATAAAGAGCAGGTAAAAGACATTCAGATGACTGTTCAAGCTGCCATCGTGGATCAAAACCAGATCCACCATCTTCAGGAGAAAGTAATGTCTGGGCTACGAGAGGAGTTAGAAACTGCCAAGAAGGAACTGAAAGCAAAGGTGTATGCTGCAGAAACGGCGCACTTGCAGCTTGCAGCTGTTGAGAAAGAGCTGACAGAGAAACTGCAGCAAAGTGAAGCACAGCTGCAGAGTTCCCTTCAGCATAACTGCAGTCAGGATGCTCCAGAAGAGTTGAAAAAGGTCCAGGAGCGGGCGACTCAAGCTAAACTCCAGCTCGCAGCTGTTGAGAAAGAGCTGACAGAAAAGCTACAGCTTACTGAAGCACATCTGCAGCAACACTGCAGCCAGCCTGTCTCAAAAGATGAAAAGCAGATACACCCACTTCAGGAGATACTATTTACTGTCCTTGAAGAGAAGTTAGAAACTGCCAAGGAAGAAGAAATGTACCAATTGCAGCATGCAGCCGTTGTGAAAGAGTTGATAGAAAAATTGCAGCTGACTCAAGCAGAGCTGCAGAAGTCCCTGCAGCAATTCTGCAGCCAGGATGGTGCAAACGGAAAACAGATCCATCAACTGCAAGAGGAAGTAGCTGCTCTTCAAACGGAGTTAGAAACTGCAAAGAAAGAAGAACTATCTAGCTTGCAGCATGCAGCAGTTGAGAAAAATCTGATAGAGAAACTACAGATTGCTCAAGAAAAGCTACAGAAGTCTTTGCAGCAAAACTGTAGCCAGTTTGTCCTGGAAGATCAACAACAGATTCGCCAACTTCAAGAGGTATTAACCACTGTCCTTGAAGAGGAATTAGAATCGGCCAAGGATAAAGAAATGAGTCTTAAGAATCTCAAATCTCGTGAAAAAGTGATCATAGAGAAATTGGAGCTTGCTCAAGCACAGCTGCAGAAGTCCCTGGAGAAGGATGTTGCAGATGAAAAACAGATTCGTCAACTGCAAGAGAGAGTAACTTGCCATCAAAAGATGTTAGAAATTTcaaagatacaccaaatagagCAGTCGCAAGCCATAGCTCGTAGGGAAAACTTGATAGAGAAAATAAAGCTTGGTCAAGCACAACTCCAGAAGTCTTTGCAGCACAACTGTAGCCAGGACATGTCAGATGAAAAGCAGACACTGCAGGAAAAGGTAACTGCTCTTCAAGAGGAGTTAGAGACTGCAAAGAGGGAGCTGAAAACCAAGGAAGCTGCTGCAGAAAAGGCACAATTGCAGCATGCAGCTGTTGAGAAAGAGCTGACTGACAGACTGCAGAGTACCGAAGCAAAGCTGCAGTATTCTATGCAGCAGTACTGCAGCAAGGATGTCCCAGAAGATGAACAAGAGATGCATCAGCTACAGGAGAAAGTTACCGCACTTCAAGAGCAGTTAGAAACTGCCAAGAAGGAAACAAAGGGGTCTGCTACAAAAGTGTCTCCCTTGCAGCTGGAAGCTGTTGAGAAAGAGCTGACGGAAAAGCTGCAGCATGTCGGAGCACAGCTGGAGAAGTCCCTGCAGatgttaaaaactgtcaagAAGGAGCTGAAAACAAAGGAATCTGCTGCAGAGAAGGCACACTTGCAGCATGCAGCTGTTGAGAAAGAGCTGACAGAGAGACTGCAGCACGCAGAAGCACAGCTGCAAGAGTCCCTGCAGAACAACTGCAGTCAGGACGAGTTGAAAAAGGCTGAGGAGCGAGCAACTCAAGCAGAACTTAAGCTTGGGAAAATGCTGGGCGAGAAACTGACGTTAGCTGGATCACATCTGCAGCAGAATCTCAGCCAGTGTGGCCCAGAAGAGCTGAAAGAGTTTATGGAGTTGGCTCAAGTACTTCAACAGCGGCAAAAAGAAAATGAGATGACTCTAATAGCTGGCCTTGAGAAGGAAATAGAACTTCAGAAGAAATTGATAACTAATCTTCAACAGGGGTTAGAAACTGCCCAGGAGGAAGGGAAAACAAAGGAAGCTGCTGCAAAAATGACTCGCTTGCAGCTGGAAGCTGTGGAGAAAGCGCTGACAGAGAAACTGCAGAACACTGAAGCACAGCTGCAGGACTGCCTGCAGCTGAACTGCAGCCGGGATGAGTTGAAAAAAAGCCAGGAAGAgttgaaaaaaactgagaagAAAGTAGCTTCTCTTGAAGAGAAGCTAGATACTATCAAGAAGTTacagaaaacacagaaatcTGATGCAGAAAAGGCACGCTTGCAGCATGCAGCTGTTAAGAAAGAGCTGAAAGAGAAACTGCAGCAAATTCAAGCTCAGCAGCAAAAGGATGCCTCAAAGGAAAAACAGAAGCTGCAGGAGAAAATAACTGCGCTTCAAGAGGAGTTAGAGACTGCCAAGAAGGAGCTGAAAACAAAGGAGTCTGCTGTAGAAAAGGCTGACTTGCAGCTCACAGCTGTTGAAAAAGAGCTGACTGAAAGACTGCAGCACACGGAAGCAGAGCTACAGAAATCCCTGCAGCAGAACTACAATCAGGATGTTGCAGTTGAAAAACACACGCTCAAGGAAAAAGTAACTGCTCTTCAAGAGGAGTTAGAACATACAAAGAAGGAGCTGGCAGCAAACAAGTCTGCAGCAGAAAAGGCACACTTGCAGCATACAGCTGTGGAGAAAGAGCTGACTGAGAAACTGGAACATACAGCAACACAGCTGCAAAACCTCAACCAGAAGGTGCCAGAAGAGTTGAGAAAGGCCCAGGAGAAACTAAAGCTGACTGAAGAACAACTCCAGAAGGCCCTGCAGCAGAGCTTGAGCAGGGATGAGTTGAAAAAGGCCCAGGTGCGAGCAACTCAAGCTGAACTTCAGCTTGCAACCGTTGAGAAAGAACTGACGGAAAAACTGCGCCTTGCTGAAGCACAGAAAGTCAGTGAGAATGTGGTGGAAGAGTTGGTGAAGGCCCAGAAGCGGGCGACTCAAGCTGAAATTCAG GTTTTGAACTCCACGTTCCGCTGGTGCCGCTCTGAGCTGGAGGAACAGTACAGGGAGGGGGAGAGGATGTACAGGTTCTTCACGGAGAGGTGCATGCTGGGAGAACGAGAGCTGGAGAAGTTCAGCTGTGATTGGCAGGACTACACCAGCGACATCCTCAAGCAGATCACTCAGGTTCAG CTGCTGTACTCCACCAATGTCCAGAGGCTTCAGTCAGGCCAGCCGCTGTCCAGCCTTCCCCAGCTCAGCCTGGTCAGGCCACAGATGCCACGACTGCCTGACCTTACTGCAAATATG CTGAGCCCACCTGACAGCTACAAGCTCCATCTTGTCCCACTCTGCCCTATCGCAAACCAGTCAGTCTCCAGGCCAACCAGCCCTCCACTGCCCATGCCTACTGGCAACGTAGACTGGTCTTCCTGCATCCCTCCACCAAAACCCTTGCAGGAGAAAAACTCCACTCCTGATGGCACCAGTCCCCAAGAAGCAGGGAATGAAAACCATCCTCTAAAATCTGACCAACACGTCAGCTTACCTTCAAACTCTAAAGGCTCATCAACTGAAAACAGCAACTCTTCAACTCAGGAGAACTCAGCCTTACAGGGCAAGAGAAGTCCTGAAAATGACGTTCAACCGCCGCCGAAAGCCAGAGTTTCGGAGGACAAGAAGCGTCTTCGTTTGCCGTCTGGGATGTCGAAAGCTGCCGCTATCCCTAGCGGTGCAGTACTAGTCTCGAAGAGGAGGAGGCGCACAGAGTCTGGAAGCAGCTGTAGTTCGAATGTGACTGAGGCAAGTGTGGCATCTGTGGCTGGCTCCTCTGGTCCACCTGGACTTGTGAATCTGCAG GAACCAATGATGCCCCATACCACTTCACCTGCCAAATCTGTGAGCCAATCACCTGCAGAAAAATCTCAGCTTGCTCCAAAGTCTGGTGTGGAACTGCCTAAGCCCAGTACAGGGAATGAAGACTCCCTCCATCCAGAAACTGGCCAATCAGCTTCAAACCAAAGTCAAGACAGCCAATCAACCAACATAGTGCATGTGGCCGGCCTTGCCCAATCAGGACCAG GTTATCAGAATGTTACTGGCCTTGCCCAATCAGCCAGCTACATGGCACCACATCCAATGGGCTTGATGCCACCAGGATATGCAGGACAGCAAGCCTTTAGTGTTCCAAGGCAGGTGCCTCTTGGAGCTGGACTGCAGTTCCAGCCTGACATCCACAAGTTCTCCTCTACACCTCCAGGTGTCTTCGAGTTTGCTGGTCACCATCTAACTCCACCAAATGTCTTACCGAGGGATCAGGGAGCACACTCCCAGGTGCAACCAGGTGCTAAGGACACAGCTGAAGCACCTTCTTCACTACAACCAAACAAAGAGCAGCTGAAAGCATCTGCTAGCATCTCAACGAAAACGTCGGACAATCAGAAGACAGCCTCCTTTACCCAAGCTGTCAGGCCTAAATCAACTATCCCATCTGACAAGGCCAGGGCACTGGTGCAACAGGCACTCACAGAGGATGCACTGGACACCCAAAACAAGTACCAGGCCTTGGATACTGGAATAGAGGACGCCACAGAAGAGGTTGATGAAGCCGCACCAGCAGCCAAAGGGGTTGCTGAACATGGCGGCTCCGATGAAACGCGGAGGAAAGCGGCGAGTCCCGTCTCACAACTGTCAAATGTCCAGCAGCTCAGCAAGTTCCCTGAGATAGAGGACAACAACAATAGCAACAATGAAGATGAGTGGCAGATGCAG CTGAGTAAGAAGAAGAGAAAAGTGCTTGCAGCAGTGAAGGAGTCGGAGGCTCCACAGACGAGCGGCAAAGCTGCCGCCAAGCAGAAACTACTGGACAGACTTCAGGCAGACCTCCCAGGCTACTCAAG GGAACAGTTGCTGAGCGCGGCTGCTGCAGTACGGCGTGCGAGGCATGGCACCCTCAGCAGCCTGCCGTTCTGCATCATCAGCGGAATGGTGAAGGCAGAGCTGTACAAAAGTCAGCTGCCTGCCCAGGTGGAAACATCAAATCAGCCCAGCTCACAAACCCCACCTAGCAGCCAGCTCCAAACTGCACCAAGCAACCAACCTGGGACTCGAGCCAACAACCTGGTCCAAGCCACACCGAGCAACCAACCTGGGAGTCCAGCCAGTGACCAAGCTGCTAAAGCCCCACTGAGCACAGAGGCTCAGTGCACAGGCACTACCCAGTCCTTTGAAGCTGGTAGTAGTGCCAACCAGGTTATTGAA GCGACTGAAGGAAACCTGCAGCTTGCCAGGAGCCTGCTTCAGTTAAAGTACAAGACGGAGATGTGCTCTAACTTCCGCAGCAGCGGCACCTGTCGCTTTGGCGACAAGTGTCTGTACGCGCACGGGGAATGGGAGCTGCGCCGCACTCCCAAGCTGACACCCTGTCCAGCTATGCAGCAGAAG GGACACTGCCCACATGGTGACAGCTGTATCTTTGCACATTCCAAGAATGATCTGAAAGCACCTGCCAGGACACCTGAGCAGGTGAAACCTGTCGCAGCTGTGAGGAGGACGTCCCCGACAGCTCGCATGCGTCTGGTGgacctgaagaagaagaaagagcaGACAGAGGACAGACTTGACAAAAAGAGGCCTCTCTGGCAAACTGTAGAG ACAAAGCAACGGTCACAGTCCCTAGAGGCCGACgtctgtgccatctgtgtggaCGACCTATATGACCTGATGGGGTCGTGTGTCCGCACGCTGGACTGCGGGCATCGCTTCCACGATTCCTGCGTCTCGCGCTGGCTGCTGAAGGAAGAGCGGACGTGCCCCTGCTGTAGGCAGCTCGCCTTGCTTCCCGAAGAGTTCCCGCGCTTGAAATAG